A genomic segment from Leptolyngbya boryana PCC 6306 encodes:
- the rsfS gene encoding ribosome silencing factor yields the protein MTELSNQQTLSLNTTLDDRSDRMAQLVATAADERKGSDIVLLKVGDVSVLADYFVVVTGYSKVQVRAIARSIEDKLEEEMGRKPIRSEGFSDGTWIIEDYGDVIVHVMMPQEREFYGLESFWGHAPRVPFGTL from the coding sequence ATGACAGAACTTTCTAACCAGCAAACTCTTTCGCTCAATACGACGCTAGACGATCGCTCAGATCGAATGGCACAGTTAGTCGCTACGGCAGCTGATGAGCGCAAAGGGAGCGATATTGTGTTGTTGAAAGTCGGCGATGTGTCGGTTCTGGCAGATTATTTTGTCGTCGTGACAGGGTACTCAAAGGTGCAAGTCCGGGCAATTGCTCGATCGATTGAAGACAAACTGGAAGAAGAGATGGGACGGAAGCCCATTCGATCCGAAGGCTTCTCGGATGGGACTTGGATTATTGAGGATTACGGTGATGTGATCGTGCATGTGATGATGCCTCAAGAACGCGAATTCTATGGCTTAGAGTCGTTCTGGGGACATGCACCGCGCGTTCCGTTTGGCACCTTGTAA
- the yqeK gene encoding bis(5'-nucleosyl)-tetraphosphatase (symmetrical) YqeK — protein MRELPKALQTEGTSPQVDKSIALSRLLPPPDRSRARVLFWLKGQVPETRIRHILRVEQFAIELAQRHHLDREKAAQAALMHDLAKFFKPKRLLSMAIAEGLEIDPIEEMNPHLLHADAGAIVARDEFGVTDSEVLNAIRHHTLGSPEMSLLGCVVYLADGLEPGRGATPELEELRDLSRQDLIQATWRVADASLRHLIQAGHLIHPRTVQTRNAFLQRFKQTVVKDPIAKIQLVKGIQT, from the coding sequence ATGCGTGAATTGCCCAAAGCACTACAGACTGAAGGGACTTCGCCACAGGTGGATAAATCGATCGCGCTTTCACGTTTACTTCCGCCTCCTGATCGATCGCGTGCAAGAGTTTTATTCTGGCTGAAAGGTCAAGTCCCCGAAACTCGAATTCGACATATCCTGCGGGTCGAACAATTCGCGATCGAGCTTGCTCAACGGCATCATCTCGATCGTGAGAAAGCGGCGCAAGCTGCACTCATGCACGATTTGGCAAAGTTCTTTAAGCCAAAGCGACTGTTGAGTATGGCGATCGCAGAAGGCTTGGAGATCGATCCGATTGAAGAGATGAATCCTCATTTACTTCATGCAGATGCAGGTGCGATCGTGGCACGGGACGAATTCGGTGTAACGGATTCTGAGGTATTAAATGCAATTCGGCATCATACGCTTGGCAGTCCGGAGATGAGTTTACTCGGCTGTGTGGTGTATCTAGCGGATGGGCTAGAACCAGGACGGGGAGCCACACCTGAGTTAGAAGAATTGCGAGACTTGAGTCGGCAGGACTTGATTCAGGCAACTTGGCGAGTGGCAGATGCATCGCTCAGACACTTGATTCAAGCGGGTCACCTGATCCATCCGCGCACGGTACAAACTCGTAATGCCTTTTTACAACGGTTCAAACAAACAGTTGTAAAAGACCCGATCGCTAAAATCCAACTCGTAAAAGGAATTCAAACCTGA
- a CDS encoding zinc metallopeptidase, with amino-acid sequence MFFHWSYLLLIPGMILVFWAQQRVQNTYRKYSEIPSRMGMTGAEVAKMILDRMGVYDVSVEPVAGELTDHYDPSAKAVRLSEVVYGSSSLAAAAVAAHECGHVLQDVKGYVPMNVRAALVPAVNLGANFGPLLIMGGLFLGALGGVFIKIGIALFAAVIVFHLVTLPVEFDASSRALRLIDELGILQGEENQGARKVLNAAAFTYVATALYALLQLVQYILIALGQRD; translated from the coding sequence ATGTTTTTCCATTGGTCTTATCTCCTGCTGATTCCCGGCATGATCCTGGTATTCTGGGCGCAGCAGCGGGTTCAAAACACGTACCGCAAATACTCTGAGATTCCCTCACGAATGGGAATGACGGGGGCAGAAGTTGCGAAAATGATTCTCGATCGCATGGGCGTTTATGACGTGAGCGTCGAGCCTGTCGCGGGGGAACTGACGGATCATTACGACCCAAGTGCAAAAGCGGTTCGACTCTCAGAAGTCGTTTACGGTTCGAGTTCATTAGCTGCAGCAGCGGTAGCAGCACATGAATGTGGTCACGTTCTACAAGATGTGAAAGGATATGTACCGATGAATGTTCGGGCGGCATTAGTTCCAGCCGTAAACCTAGGCGCAAATTTTGGACCACTCTTGATTATGGGTGGTTTGTTCCTAGGAGCACTGGGTGGCGTATTCATCAAAATTGGAATTGCGCTGTTTGCGGCTGTGATTGTGTTCCATCTGGTTACTCTGCCCGTTGAATTTGATGCGTCAAGCCGAGCCTTACGCTTGATCGATGAACTCGGCATTTTGCAGGGTGAAGAGAATCAAGGTGCGCGAAAAGTCTTGAATGCAGCAGCATTTACTTACGTTGCAACTGCGCTGTATGCATTGCTCCAGTTGGTTCAGTACATCTTAATTGCGCTCGGTCAGCGCGATTAG
- a CDS encoding HhoA/HhoB/HtrA family serine endopeptidase, with amino-acid sequence MTTPRKSFKQSAVYFMLPLVGAGTALAGNRLLSSNAVNNIVSPPAIAQATNRTAGLADPNFIASAVERVGPAVVRINASRTVQSRVPEVFNDPFFRQFFGNQIPNQPSQRVERGTGSGFIISGDGLILTNAHVVSGADIVTVTMKDGREISGKVVGQDSLTDVAVVRVQANNLPTVPLGNSDGLKPGEWAIAIGNPLGLDNTVTAGIISATGRSSAEVRVADKRVSFIQTDAAINPGNSGGPLLNQRGEVIGMNTAIIGGAQGLGFAIPINTAQRISQQLISKGRVDHPYLGIQMRGLTADLRDQINRDREVGFRVQDDQGVVIFRVMPNSPAARAGLRNGDVIKKVNGQTVTKADQVQQAVENASVGGNLRLDVSRGGNTTTVSVQPGVFPTQTAQN; translated from the coding sequence ATGACAACGCCTCGCAAATCGTTTAAACAGTCTGCTGTCTATTTCATGCTGCCATTGGTCGGAGCGGGGACAGCCCTCGCTGGAAATCGTCTACTCTCCAGCAATGCTGTCAATAATATTGTTTCACCTCCTGCGATCGCGCAAGCAACGAATCGTACCGCTGGACTCGCTGACCCGAATTTTATCGCATCTGCCGTGGAGCGAGTCGGACCTGCGGTGGTGCGGATTAACGCTTCGCGAACCGTGCAATCGCGCGTTCCCGAAGTATTTAACGATCCTTTCTTCCGCCAATTCTTCGGCAATCAAATTCCCAATCAACCTTCGCAACGCGTTGAGCGCGGAACAGGTTCAGGCTTCATCATTAGCGGCGATGGATTGATTTTAACGAATGCTCACGTGGTCAGTGGTGCAGACATCGTGACTGTCACGATGAAAGATGGACGTGAGATCAGTGGAAAAGTGGTGGGTCAAGATTCTCTGACCGATGTTGCTGTGGTGCGAGTTCAGGCGAATAATTTACCGACGGTTCCACTGGGCAACTCGGATGGGTTGAAGCCAGGAGAATGGGCGATCGCAATCGGAAATCCGCTCGGGTTAGATAATACCGTCACGGCTGGCATCATCAGTGCGACCGGGCGATCCAGTGCGGAAGTGCGAGTAGCAGACAAGCGGGTGAGCTTTATTCAAACGGATGCCGCGATTAATCCGGGGAATTCTGGTGGTCCTTTGCTCAACCAACGCGGGGAAGTGATTGGCATGAATACCGCGATCATTGGTGGGGCGCAGGGGTTAGGCTTTGCAATTCCTATCAATACGGCTCAGCGGATCTCGCAGCAGTTGATTTCTAAAGGTCGGGTGGATCACCCCTATTTAGGAATTCAGATGCGGGGATTGACAGCGGACTTGAGAGATCAGATTAACCGCGATCGAGAAGTTGGTTTCCGAGTCCAAGATGATCAAGGCGTGGTCATTTTTCGCGTGATGCCGAATTCTCCGGCTGCAAGAGCGGGCTTGCGGAATGGAGATGTGATCAAGAAAGTAAATGGTCAAACCGTGACAAAAGCGGATCAAGTTCAGCAAGCAGTGGAGAACGCTTCGGTGGGCGGAAATCTTCGGCTTGATGTGAGTCGCGGAGGGAATACGACGACTGTGAGTGTACAGCCTGGGGTGTTCCCGACTCAAACGGCGCAGAATTAA
- a CDS encoding AbrB family transcriptional regulator, whose product MTKKKKIEPLTGESLLKKVKELDHLNKEEKAKECGYYTVTKNGVERVNMMKFLNALIDAEGIQLDGKQATNGRGGRSASYRISVQSNGNLLIGAAYTKQMELQPGDEFEISLGRKHIHLKQLDREELNV is encoded by the coding sequence ATGACTAAGAAGAAAAAGATTGAGCCACTGACGGGGGAATCTCTGCTGAAGAAGGTGAAGGAACTCGACCATCTCAATAAAGAAGAAAAAGCGAAAGAATGCGGCTATTACACGGTGACGAAAAATGGAGTCGAACGTGTGAATATGATGAAATTCCTGAATGCATTAATCGATGCAGAAGGAATTCAATTAGATGGGAAACAGGCAACCAATGGACGAGGAGGTCGCAGTGCAAGTTACCGAATTAGTGTGCAGTCTAATGGTAATTTGTTAATTGGTGCAGCGTATACAAAACAAATGGAATTGCAGCCAGGAGATGAATTTGAAATCTCTTTGGGACGAAAGCATATTCATCTGAAACAACTCGATCGAGAAGAACTCAACGTGTAA
- a CDS encoding chloride channel protein — MPSTPPPKILLPDSSIAPQSRFNGLLNRLQPHPDTIVLLLAVVIGGGAGLGVLMFRYLIELFHRLTLEDLMGTIGHFGAWTLACVPTLGGILVGLMRWLTKEFSPGISGLIAAVQAGKEMSPTRPIIKTVAAAVSLGTGASLGPEGPSVEVGANFGLLVGQSLKVSRDRQRLLLGAGAAAGLAAGFNAPIAGVFFALEVVLGTTFETSAASIVLLSAVVSALIAQIGLGGQPAFALPAYEVRSPLELPLYLGLGLFACVVSIAYTTSLKWASDVFQGKIPGTVWMAKIPREAQPILGGLCVGLVALKLPQILGVGYDTVEAMLRDVQFSLLLLMTLLVVKLLMTAVSLGSGLIGGMFAPAMFLGATLGAAYGKVLPFVFPMFAGSIAAPPAYAMVGMAAVLAASVNAPLTSILLLFEMTRDYRIVLPLMAAVGLSVWLANLLKSNPEQPSNLQQIEAKGDPAPTSTSLQKQEMLRNVSVAEAMHPNFLQVEESMPLLEAGLQLIQNHCHSALVVNLDRQLIGIITLQDINRAIARWETELNHFDQALDRTIADVCTTDILYAYKDEPLTDALDRMATRGLHQLPVIDRENPHQILGLLEQEGITLACNLALTRVRLTPYLSHAKKTSPTEAELANVGVLN, encoded by the coding sequence GTGCCCTCGACTCCGCCGCCCAAAATTCTGCTGCCTGATTCTTCGATCGCTCCTCAATCTCGCTTCAATGGTCTGCTGAATCGCCTTCAACCTCATCCGGATACGATCGTGCTGCTCTTAGCCGTTGTGATCGGTGGTGGGGCGGGGTTAGGCGTATTGATGTTCCGCTATTTGATTGAATTATTTCACCGACTGACGCTAGAAGACCTGATGGGAACGATCGGGCATTTTGGGGCTTGGACATTAGCTTGTGTTCCAACGCTCGGTGGAATTCTAGTTGGGCTGATGCGCTGGCTCACGAAAGAATTTAGTCCAGGAATTTCAGGATTAATTGCGGCGGTGCAAGCGGGCAAGGAAATGTCGCCAACTCGCCCCATTATCAAAACAGTAGCGGCAGCCGTTTCGTTGGGGACTGGAGCATCTCTCGGACCCGAAGGTCCAAGTGTAGAAGTCGGCGCAAATTTTGGGTTGTTAGTGGGGCAGAGTTTGAAAGTATCGCGCGATCGCCAACGATTACTGTTAGGTGCAGGCGCAGCAGCCGGATTAGCAGCCGGATTTAATGCGCCGATCGCTGGCGTATTCTTCGCGCTAGAGGTGGTCTTGGGGACGACGTTTGAAACGTCTGCAGCAAGTATTGTCTTACTTTCGGCGGTCGTTTCAGCGCTGATTGCTCAGATTGGACTTGGAGGACAACCTGCATTTGCGCTGCCGGCTTATGAAGTTCGCAGTCCGCTAGAATTGCCGCTCTATCTAGGGTTAGGGCTATTTGCTTGTGTTGTGTCGATCGCTTACACCACTTCTTTAAAGTGGGCAAGTGATGTCTTTCAGGGCAAAATTCCTGGAACCGTTTGGATGGCAAAAATTCCGCGGGAAGCGCAGCCGATTTTAGGCGGTCTATGCGTCGGATTAGTAGCCCTAAAATTGCCGCAAATCTTAGGGGTAGGCTATGACACCGTTGAAGCGATGCTGCGAGATGTGCAATTCTCGTTACTCCTGCTCATGACATTATTAGTTGTGAAATTGCTCATGACAGCGGTCAGTTTAGGGAGCGGGCTAATCGGGGGGATGTTTGCGCCTGCGATGTTTTTGGGTGCGACATTGGGTGCGGCATATGGCAAAGTTTTGCCTTTCGTCTTCCCTATGTTTGCAGGAAGCATTGCTGCACCACCTGCGTATGCAATGGTCGGGATGGCGGCAGTTTTAGCGGCGAGTGTGAATGCGCCTTTAACTTCGATTTTGTTGCTGTTTGAGATGACCCGCGACTATCGAATTGTCTTACCGTTGATGGCAGCGGTGGGATTGAGCGTCTGGCTTGCGAATCTGTTGAAATCGAATCCCGAACAGCCTTCTAACTTGCAGCAAATCGAAGCAAAAGGTGATCCTGCCCCAACTTCAACGAGCTTACAGAAGCAGGAAATGCTCAGAAATGTTTCTGTTGCAGAGGCAATGCATCCGAACTTTCTACAGGTTGAAGAGTCAATGCCACTTTTAGAGGCAGGTTTGCAATTGATTCAAAATCATTGTCATAGTGCATTAGTGGTTAATCTCGATCGCCAATTGATCGGCATTATCACCTTGCAAGATATCAATCGTGCGATCGCACGTTGGGAAACCGAACTGAATCATTTTGATCAAGCCCTCGATCGCACGATCGCGGATGTGTGTACAACCGACATTCTTTATGCCTATAAAGATGAGCCATTAACCGATGCATTAGATAGAATGGCGACTCGTGGATTGCATCAACTTCCTGTCATCGATCGCGAAAATCCGCATCAAATTCTGGGACTTTTAGAGCAAGAAGGCATCACATTGGCATGTAATTTGGCGCTGACGAGAGTTCGGTTAACGCCTTATCTGTCTCACGCCAAAAAAACAAGTCCAACCGAAGCTGAACTTGCCAATGTAGGCGTATTGAATTAA